The Cryptococcus gattii WM276 chromosome F, complete sequence genome segment CATGCCGTGGTATAAGAACCTCGATCCTCTTGGATCATTGTATGGCCACGCCACGAAATCCAATAGGATAATTTAGCCGAGacatctcttcttccataGCCTCTAAAATTCACGAAGGGCACATTCAAGTTGGCGTCAAACTGGGATATGGAAGTTTACATGTCCATTTGCAAGGCCTACCGCTGCATAGATAAGAAATCGGCAATATAAGTCGGAGAAACAAAGGCCGGTAAATCGGCTTGCGCGAATAATCATCCGCTCCATGTTTTGTTACGGTCAGTGTAGAGGCTGTAAATAAAATATAAATCCAACGAGATATGTGCATTGCTGCCATATATGAACTATCCCCATGTGCGTGATTTGATGACTATACAATCTGTGGCAATCCAACATTTGCTGTCTATCTTACGTCAATCCTACCTACGATGTGTCGGAGAAAAGCCGAAAAAGCAGGTGAAAAATGAAAAGACCGACAGAAATCAACAACTGCTATTAGTCAGGCACAGCTGATTACCGGATGTTGATTGCTGTTGATTGTTTAtcgcttcttcttcggcTTCCGTCGTCGATCGCAGAGGTCCATCACTCCTTTTTTTGTATTGCTGTGGCATTGCTATACAGCTTTGGTTCACCAGTTATCCCGGGGAATCCTATCCTATGCCTCTTTAACCTATGCAAGGAACAGCGGGTAACAGTTCTCCACTTGGTATAACAACGGTGTGAAGTATGTAACAATCCACTTCGTACTAGTAGCTCCGTCCTCGTTTCAGTACCTGGTACCCGCCAATGACTCTATACGCTGCAAGCTACTGTTAAACTGTGAGTCTGTATCCAAACAACAGAGGATGGGCTTCACTGCTCACCATGCACTAATTCAGTAGTACTTGTGCGTAATCCTATTCGACGTTTGAGGCTTCTCCCGCCTTGGCTTCTCTAGCGTATCTGGATCCTACTAGAGCAAATTGACACCCTTTTCTTTCTGCACAAACATTCAAATTGCCAAAACACTCTCAAACAAGGTAGCATGTTTAGATTTCAGGTTACATTGTTCTGAACTCGAACAAATCCACCGTCTGCCCTTCATCACCCGCCATGCTTCTCTCCCTCGCACTTTTACCACTCACCCTCGCAGCAATGCTGCCTAAAGccacttcttcctttcATCTGCCTTTGAAAGTGCTTCAATCTCGCCAGCACTCTGATGACCTCTCGCAGCGTCAGGCATGGTTAATCAGCCAGGCAAAGTCTATGAGAGCAAAGTACGAGCCATATCTCAACAAGCGGGGAAGGGAGCTGTTAAGGAGGGATAGaatggagaaaagaggaggGCAGATGAAACGAGAACATACTACCATGGAGTGAGTGTTAATTGACTCAACGTTGCTTACTTGCTGAAACTCTACTCTAGCCTGATTGATATTGGTCTTGACGGCTTATATTGTGCTCCTATAGAGATTGGGTGAGCTACACTGAAACGTTGTTTGACTGTTGCTGTGCCCGCTGACGTTTACAGCACACCTCCTCAACAGTTTATCGTCATCATGGACACTGGATCGTCTGATCTGTGAGAATTTGGGTCTTTAACGCGCCCTACGTCACTTCTTTACAAAACACTGACGCCGATGGCTTTTGTAGCTGGGTGGCGGAGAGAGGATGTACAGCCGAGTTCTGCTCCAAGACATACACTTTTGATGCCAGTAGTTCATCCACATTTGAATCCAAAAGAAAGCAGTTCAACATTTCTTACGGATCCGGTAATGCTGGAGGTTACTTGGCGAATGACATTGTGTCAGCCGGGGGATTCACAATCCGTGATCAAGCATTTGGTGTGTCTCGTCCCTGAAGTTAGAACAAGTATACTAAACGTATTTCTGCAGCTGTGGTGACTCAAGCTGCTAACGGCTTGATCGAGTATCCCATCTCAGGTCTATTGGGTCTTGCGTGGGACAGCATTGCATCTACTTACTCAGTCCCCTTTTGGCAATCCTTGGCTTCCTCCGGCACTTGGGATTCTCCAGAAATGGGTGTATATCTCGCCAGATTCAAAGGCAATAGCAGCGCCAGGAAGATCGAGTTTGATGGCGGACATTTTATTTTTGGGTAAGGATTAAATGCTGTGGGACCAGGGCCAGTGCTAAAACTGACTGCCCGATAGCGGGGTCGATTCAACCAAGTTTGAGGGTGATTTGAATTACATTCCAATTGGCCAGGGAGACAGGAATTTTTGGAAACTCCCTTTGGAAGGTATGACAATTGGCGGGAAGCCTGTCGATGTGGTCAGCCTTCTTAAGCTCCGCTCACCATAACACTCGCTAACCTGGGTCTCAGTCTAAAGGCCTCTTGTTCAGCAACAGCCCTTCTTGCGCTATCGACACTGGGACCACGCTTATCGGTGTGCCGACTGACATGGCCGCTGCCATTTATGCCCAAATCCCCGGCTCTTCCAAGGTGCCGACCGTAGTTATGGGGCAAGAGGGATACTATCAGTACCCATGCGATACCGTGGTTGATGTGAAACTCAAGTTTGGCGGGGTAGAGTATGGAATCTCCAATATGGACATGAATTTTGGGACTTTTTCCGATGATGGCAAGATCTGTATTGGATCGTTTTTTGCTATAGACGTGTAAGCTATTGCATATTACATTTTCTCTCAGTCCCTTTTCTGAATAACACAACGTTCGTGTATGTAGATCTTCGAAATCCCCAGTCCAATGGATTATCGGTGCCGCATTCCTCAAAAACGTATACACTTCCTTCCGATACCAGCCCACAGCTATAGGGTTCGCACCCTTAACCAGCAATGCTACCCTCCTTCACAGCAAAAGAATGCACGTCATCTCGGGAGAAACGACTATGAATAATGGGACCACTTCAAGTTCTTCTAACGGGGTGCAATCAACTGGCAGTATCAGTGTGCAGCAGAGACATGTCTTGTGGAGCATGCTGGGGCTTGGAGTGATGCTCGGTCATATGATGGCCCTTTGAGAGGATCTGTCATGACGAGGAATAACATTATGTCGCAGAAATCGAGATAAAAATGATAGTAGCATATATCGTTATAACAACTTAAGGTGTAGCTTTCCTACTTGTACGAATTTAATGACCAAAATAACCCAATACCCAAGTTGTTTATACCCATGCATTTGCACGTGTCTCCTGTAAAAAAATCAACGCTAATCCTTTATGGGTAATAGGTATATAGTACCGTTTTCCAAGCCTTgccttcttttccccttccGTTCATACCCAACCAACATATAATAGGTGCCGTTAGGTGCCGTTAATAACCGCTCCATGGCTCCCCTATTGTTACCTAGCAACCCTCCTGACGCAAAATTCACTTGAAACTAACTTGGCACTTGCTGATATCGGTCGGCCGAGACGGCGATTTGCACAACGTATAGAGAAGGCACTAAAGTCGGCCGGTTATTTCGGAAGTCGAGCCGTTGCTGCCCTCCGGTGACTGGTGGTGGTCAGGTGTTATTTGAGATAGATGGTGAAGGTGGACAAGGTTACAGGAGTGTTTTCTACGAGAATTCACCTTAATCCattattatgcaacacCGTTCGTCGGTACGTATATAAATATAAACCACCAGCCTTGCCTCATCTTCGTTCCCTCTCGCCAAACGCTCAGTCATGTCCTGCGCCTAAGTGACATCCACAACACTCGCCTAACTCTCATCATGTCCGAGGTACCGACATAACAGATCTCATGACAATTAAGATCTGCCTGACGTTGACTCTTACTCGTCCATGACGTCTGAAAGACAAAAAGGGGATGTGATGGGCACCGAAACTATTTATTCAAGGTATACTCATGTCCTCTTCATGAACAGACGACCTAATAAGCCTTGAGACCTACAATAATGCTTCCCACCACTTTCATTCTCCGATTTTGTCTCCTCCTCTTGCTTCCCTTGACCCTTGGCTTGACCCTCGGGGCGGCCATTCCTCGAGCCAACCACTCTCCCAACCTCCATCTCCCATCGAATAAACTCCGGTCCTACCATAATAATGATGATCTCCCAGTCCGTCAAGCATGGCTTGTCAAGCAAGCCCAGGTCTTGAGAAGCAAGTATGCTTCTTACCTTGATGGAAAATCCAAGGATCTTTATGACCAGGAGCacaagggaaagggaaagacCGAGGACCCAAAGGCTCAATTATAGAGCAAGAGGGATACTGCCGATAATGCATGCGATACCGATGTTGATGCCCATGTGGAACTCAGTCTGTTGGCGGGCAAGCATTCAGTATCGCATAACGCGGAGATGACTTGACATCAGAATGATTAGGTGGATCCTTTGGGTACTGACGAGTAAGTCTCCGTTTCTCCTACCCATGTACTTAGTTATATTCTTGTAGAGATTGACTGGACGTAGGGGGGCTGCAACTCCCTGTGCAATCGATTGTAGATGCCATTTTCTTCTAACAACATCTATCCCGTCTCTGCTACAAACCTACCACTACTGGCTTTGACGAGTAATTAAGGAAGAAAGGCCCTTTTCTTGTTGTGTTTGACAAAACAGCAGTTTGTGATAAAATAATGTTGCCGTTTGTAGCACTAATAGTATTCCGTTACATTGTCCTGAGACTAATATGAATCATCCATTGTTTGCCTCCTAGCCGGattgaaaaagaaggaatCAAAATAAAGAATACATTTCAAATCATACTCAGTGCAGTAGAGTATCCATATAAATCTACATTTAGAATTAAACAACATGGTAAACATAATGGGCAACAAACGATCATTATTCCAATAAACCGCTGTCTAGAGAAATGGGATAGTCTCTATACAGGAGCGACAAAGCCCCCTTCTTAGTCAAGGTCCGGGATAAACGCAAtcctcatctcctcaaCTGTAACTTCCACatctgaagaagaagaatcGGCTAGAACATTCCAAAGATCGTAGCCCGGGATGATTGGCTCATCCATCCATTCTTGGTGCACGTCAACATGATCTCGATGTTTGGAGGGTCTGTTGCTTTCGGCATCTGCAACGCCCCCTCCAATGATACTCCTGCAAATAAAGTATGGCATCAGTCACTCAGTACTCGAACCCTCCCTGTACGCTCGCACCCCGTCGATAGTGTTAACTTGAAGGACCCAAAACAACTTACCCAACGACTATCCAGATAACCCATCCCCAGAAGAATGCACCCCAAAACCTCCTTAATGCTCTGCTCTTCGCTACATGTGGAGGCGGGGGAACCCATTCGCCAGCCGTCAAGCCACCTTGTTCGGCGGCATTGGCGTTGTTAGGGTGTTGGTATTGGGTTGGAGGTTGGTTTTGGGAGGTGATGGCTGGTTGTGATTTGGGGTGGTGGCCGTCATCTAATGTTACCAGCAGTCAGTAACTCTTTGTCTACGAGAGTAACGGGAGGACATACAAGGAGGCGGGGCATCACAGGATCCTGATGGACCTTCATCCTCGTGCTGAGGAGCGATGTGCGTATCTTTGGGTGGGCTGGAGACGACTGCTGCGTAAGTGAGTTTGTTGTTGGACATTTCTTCTCGAGTCTCAAAAACCTCTTGGGTGTTGTATTGTTTGTTGGAATAATAGAGATGCTGGAGGGGGGAGGGTGGCAAGAAACTTCGCCGAGGGCGAGGAACGGAGTCAATGCCGTCATCGCCACTGCCGCAGCTCCTGAGGACGTCATCATTTATCATAGCCCGACTATCCATTCTGCTTCCGCCCAGCTTCTTGTTGGTCACAAATAATAATTATAAAAGAGGATTGATGCAGTTGACTATGCATGAAACACACATTGCCCATTGCTATCGAAATTAGGACGACCATCGTACGGATTTAAACTAACTAATGCAAAATTCGGGCGAAAATGCTAAATGCAACAAGATAAAGATGAGTATGTAAAGGTGGGCTGATTACTGCCGGCTACCGATAATAATCCAAGTAGTCAAAGTAACGCTGTTACTCTTGGTATAAAGGAAGTGATATGTACAACACTTGCTGATTTCCGTAGGGTTTTTCTAGTTTATTGGATTGGGTTGGGAGAGGGAGGGGGGGTTTGAAAACTAACCAGAGTGTCCCCGTATATCCACACCTAGTTGacctcctctccctccttttTCCTAAAATAATAATGGCTACAGTTTCTCTGGAGATCCCGCTCTTGATACACAGAATAAGATCATTCTAGATCCGCCCCCCCCTCTTCCTGCACTTGCTCAGCGctcccttttctttttctaGATCATCGCCACAACACCAACAGCCGCAGCACCGACGAGCAATCCCCACTGCACACCTTTCCTCTCCATAGCCCCACTGGAAGAAGATCCACCGCCACTACCGCCAGAACCCGAGGTACCGCCAGAAGTAGTCGAGCTTGAAGAATTGCCGGCAGAGACGGAGGAGCCGCCAACGAGCTCAGCAAATCCAATGGCGACAGGGTTGTATCGGAAAGAGGTGTAGACGTTCTTTATGAAGGATGCACCGACGATCCATTGGACGGGAGATCGGGAAGACCTGGTAGAAAAAAGTTACAAGGTCAGTATTCTGAATTGGAAGCcaaagatggaaagaagaaaaaaaaacgtACAAGTCCATGGCAAAGAAGGCACCGGTACACATCGATGTATCTCTAGTGAAAGAACCGAGGTTCATGTCGGCATTGGAGATGCTATAGGACATGCCGCCGAACTGAAGAGAGACGGAAACTTGAGTGTCGCATGGGTACTGGTAGTAACCCTCGTAACCACTAGAAGCGGAAAGGGCTTCGGCACCCTGGATTTGAGAGTAGATGTTATAAGCGGTCTGGGAGGGGACACCAATGAGGGTAGTTCCAGTGTCGATAGCACAAGACGGGTTGCTCCCGCCGAacgaggaggagatggagacAGAGTTGCCTTGGATGGTCAAAGCCTCGAGCGGAATTCTCCAGTAATCTTCATCGGATTTGTCGATAGAGATGTAGTTAAAACTACCGTTATACAAGCTCGAGTTAAGACCACTATAAATGATTCAGCTCATTGTTCAGTTATCAATCATGATTACGACGAATGTACTCACCCGAAAAGAATTTCTCCACCATCAGTTTCAACTTGGCTCGCAGTGTTGTCACCCCTGTACCTCTTCAGGTAGACACCCATCTCGGGAGCATCCCATTTACCAGAAGCAGCAAGAGTCTGCCAGAAGGGAGTAGCGCCGGAAGAAGCAATCGACTGCCATGCCAAGCCCATAAGACCGGAAAGGGGATAACTGATCAAATCAGCCGATGTAGTAGTGACGACACCTATGCATTCACAGTCAGCCAGTGCACTTGCCCGCATTGCAGTGGGAGGGAAAAAAAGGCATACCAAACGTCTGATCAGTGACGGTGAAGCCGCCCATGGAGACGGTATCTGTTCCAAGCGTTCCGTCGGCGTCGCCCGATCCATATGTAATGTTGAAAGCGTCGCTGCTTGCAGTAAACGAAGACGAGGCATTGGTGTCAAAGGTGTATGTCTGTTTGCAAAAGTTATCTGTACATGCGGAACCAGCGACCCAGCTGAAAATATCGGCGCCCGAGTTGTTAGCCAATGCAAATTGCCAAGCAAGGGACCCTGAGAGAGTCTCCCTGCGCAAAGGCGGATAACACGCACAGGTCAGAAGAGCCACTGTCCATGATCACAAGGAAATTCTGCGCCGGTGTGCTGCGGAGAGTGTCAGTGAGGCATGCATCGTGCAATGAAGAGGGAAGACGAACCCGATGGATACTTGTCCAGCGTAGGACGCATCGAGACCGACATCTGTAAGGCTGTGTTCTGCTGTCAGCTCTTTCCGCTCGATGCATTCCAGCTCTCCTGCTCTTGCCACCCAAACGTCCTTCGTGCATAAGTATTAGGTGCTCGCCATACGCGAGTAACCCGGCGGCAACTTGCAAGCAAGCCAGAAAAAGGAGTCGCCATCTCCACGAGCTCCGCCGCAGCCAAGCCAagccaaaaaaaaaaaaaggaaaaaacAATTGAAAAGCTGTCACTTACGAAACTGTCCCCGTAGCCCTCTTCTGGTTTGCGCGCTTCCGCTTCTTGATACCAGCGTCTATTATATCTCTCCTACGAAGCTCTTGTCCCCTCTCGCCGAGATGAGGAGCGTATTTGCTCCGCAGACCTTTGGCTTGATCGAGCAGCCAAGATTGGCGTTCAGCCAGGTCATCAGAGTATTGTCTAGAGTTGAGGGGCGTGAGCGGCACGCGGGGTTGGTTGCTGGTGGCGAGGGAGAGCGTGAGCAGTGGGAGAGCGAGGGCGAGATAGTGCATTGTGGTGGTGGAGAATAGTTGTTAAGGAAAAACCAAAAATGAAATAGATTATATAAATAACGACGAGTGCTTTTGGCCGAGAATCCGGAAATTGAGGAATGACGCAGCAACCCCCCGCTGCGCATCATACAAGGAACCGCGGGCATCGCATCCATCCACGTCCCCCAGCTCGTCACTCTTCTCTGCGGCATGCGTCACATCGAAAATATAATATGCATACACATCACTATACTACGCAGCCCAATGGACAACCACATCCACACCATGCACATCCGCACTGCCGCTCCTACACTGGACAGCTTGAGCCCGCAGCTCACTCCCTCCTCCATATCCGGCCCTTTGGCGGATTCAGTCTTCCTGTGCTgtttctctcttctctttccacttTTCCGCCAAGATCTCTCTCGGCTATGATTGCAATTGTCGTCTTCCAAGCGCAAATTGAGCGCTTCAAACCTATCTCTAGATCCTCGGCCAATTTCCTTTTTCAATgcatcttctccttcttcttggctTCCTCGTGCTCATGCTGACTTCCATGCGCAGCCCGACGGGCGAGATGGAGGTTGTAGTCGGGGTCAATATCACGTAATTGGGCGCACAGAGCGGACCGGCTTTGAATGATCATGGCTTGTATCCTTGAGCAAAGGTCATATATCTTGATACACACCTTTTTgctcccttcttcccctgTTTCCTTCTTGAGCTGCTCTGACTTTTGCGTCGTTCActctcttccatctcctccacttcctccGTAAACGTATATGCGGTGGTAGTCAATGATGCATGTATCTCCTACGTATAAAACACTATTTGATGCTAATGGACTTTGTTCGGTTTGCTCAAAGAAGACAAAAAACATATCTCTGTAAAAACGTTCGGCTTCTTCAACGGTATCGAACGACCTCGACGATAGACTTCGTTGCTATCTTACAGGCCATAACCGTCGGCAACCGTGATAGATCTTGAAAGTCGTTCAGGGATGGTGAGTTTCTTGATTAACAATATATCGCTGGAACCGGATCCGGCATTTGATGCGTCATTCGAGCAAACGGATGAAATCATGTCATCCGTCAAGACTTGGTAAAAGCGGTGATTGGAATGAGCAAAGGAGCCAAGTCCAAGGTCATGACCAAAGCACAAAACGCGTACCTCTCACTTTGAATATTTCGCGCCTATGGCCTTTGCGCCAAACATTTCTTTCGGCCAGCTGTCGCTCTATCATGGTTAGCGTACACTGCGCACCTTGATAACCCCAGCAAAAAGTGTGTCGTCAAGAAGACCCCTCATGACTCCGACCTCGTCGGAGACTGGTTCGATGTACGCCGATGGGCTTTTGTCGAGCCTAATTAAGGCTCGAAAATACAGTTATTAACTGTATTAACTCACTTGTCGGCTTGATTGTGCGTCGTTTTATTTATTATTGTCGTTGCCGGTCGAGTTTCGTGCTTCTCTGTACTTATTCTCTTCGCATCGTTTCCTCTGGCTGCGAACAGCTCCCAATACTCATTTGCGCCATTGGACTCAGTGAAGTATCCATCTCAAGCGTCTTGCGCTATGGAACCTCTGCAACCCCTGGCCTCTCCGCTCCGTTTCAGGCACACCTTGGGTTGGTTGGAAGAGTCTCCACCGGATATCTCGAACACCAAAGACAAGCTTGTCATGGGTATTATTCGAGCCCTTCAGTTGATGGGAGATTTCCCCTGCGGTAGAAGAATATGTTCAATCTCTCACCATTAAACATTTTTCATTTATCTTCGAAAGTAATGTCTTGATCAGAAAGAGCGGCATTTTATGGTCGTGGCGAGGCTCCCATGACATTGGAACCCTTAGAGTCAGGCTAGAATCTTCCCCTTATGATACGACTTACATTCAGAGCAAGTACCATCGCACCTTTCATGACTGGCGCAAAAATGGACACGACAAGGATGTGCCTAGCAACGCAGGCGTGCGCCGGCCCGATGGCATGCTCCTTGCTTATCCATGCCATCGCTTTGCTTCAGTGAGTAATTATTTTTTAGCGGTGAAGATCTACGGCTGATTTATTGGATGACAAAGATAGAGGAAATGCCACAACTAACAGTCGTTGAGGAAGGCAAAGTTGACGGCTGCCGCCAGCTACTCCGCATCGTCGCTCTATCGTCCCAATTATCCACACCCATTCCAATGCGCTTTCTGATAACGCGACATCCGTTGTGTCCCCAATGCTTTCCAAGACATCCACCCGGTTTCCAAGCAGCTTTGTCAAGGGTCTCCATCTTGACCCTTGCGAAGCCCCTTATATCATCACTCCCCTAACGATAGAGCTCAAACCGGAGGAAAGAGATGTGCGATTGTGCTTGTTGCAGGGTCTTGCCCATATGGTAGGCGCTCACGACACTTGCGGTAGTGTCCTTGGCTACTTTGGACATGGCAGAAGGTACTCCCGTGCCGTAATTTTGGATAGAGAAACAATTCTATTTGAAACTACTAATGAAGGGGATAAACTCGCCTCAGTGGGCGGTATCAAGGAATTAATCCATTTTATGGGAGATAAGATCCTACCTCGTTGTTATGGCACTTATGAAAAGCCAGATATAAAGGCATTTAAAGGCATTTGAGGATGCTTACAACTTTGCTTTGGCGGGTCTTAGAATGGTGCTTGATTTGCCGTTGGGGGAGCGTCTATGCCGTCTGAAAGCTCCGAGCGGAGAGTCATGGGAACGGCTAATGGATGAGCTCCAAATGAAGGCCAAATATCCAAAGACGAGAGAAGACGTTGA includes the following:
- a CDS encoding uncharacterized protein (Similar to TIGR gene model, INSD accession AAW44368.1) — its product is MLPTTFILRFCLLLLLPLTLGLTLGAAIPRANHSPNLHLPSNKLRSYHNNDDLPVRQAWLVKQAQVLRSKYASYLDGKSKDLYDQEHKGKGKTEDPKAQL
- a CDS encoding Hypothetical Protein (Similar to TIGR gene model, INSD accession AAW44237.1): MSNNKLTYAAVVSSPPKDTHIAPQHEDEGPSGSCDAPPPYDGHHPKSQPAITSQNQPPTQYQHPNNANAAEQGGLTAGEWVPPPPHVAKSRALRRFWGAFFWGWVIWIVVGSIIGGGVADAESNRPSKHRDHVDVHQEWMDEPIIPGYDLWNVLADSSSSDVEVTVEEMRIAFIPDLD
- a CDS encoding endopeptidase, putative (Similar to TIGR gene model, INSD accession AAW44235.1), whose translation is MHYLALALPLLTLSLATSNQPRVPLTPLNSRQYSDDLAERQSWLLDQAKGLRSKYAPHLGERGQELRRRDIIDAGIKKRKRANQKRATGTVSLTDVGLDASYAGQVSIGTPAQNFLVIMDSGSSDLWVAGSACTDNFCKQTYTFDTNASSSFTASSDAFNITYGSGDADGTLGTDTVSMGGFTVTDQTFGVVTTTSADLISYPLSGLMGLAWQSIASSGATPFWQTLAASGKWDAPEMGVYLKRYRGDNTASQVETDGGEILFGGLNSSLYNGSFNYISIDKSDEDYWRIPLEALTIQGNSVSISSSFGGSNPSCAIDTGTTLIGVPSQTAYNIYSQIQGAEALSASSGYEGYYQYPCDTQVSVSLQFGGMSYSISNADMNLGSFTRDTSMCTGAFFAMDLSSRSPVQWIVGASFIKNVYTSFRYNPVAIGFAELVGGSSVSAGNSSSSTTSGGTSGSGGSGGGSSSSGAMERKGVQWGLLVGAAAVGVVAMI
- a CDS encoding endopeptidase, putative (Similar to TIGR gene model, XP_571253.1), which codes for MLLSLALLPLTLAAMLPKATSSFHLPLKVLQSRQHSDDLSQRQAWLISQAKSMRAKYEPYLNKRGRELLRRDRMEKRGGQMKREHTTMDTPPQQFIVIMDTGSSDLWVAERGCTAEFCSKTYTFDASSSSTFESKRKQFNISYGSGNAGGYLANDIVSAGGFTIRDQAFAVVTQAANGLIEYPISGLLGLAWDSIASTYSVPFWQSLASSGTWDSPEMGVYLARFKGNSSARKIEFDGGHFIFGGVDSTKFEGDLNYIPIGQGDRNFWKLPLEGMTIGGKPVDVSKGLLFSNSPSCAIDTGTTLIGVPTDMAAAIYAQIPGSSKVPTVVMGQEGYYQYPCDTVVDVKLKFGGVEYGISNMDMNFGTFSDDGKICIGSFFAIDVSSKSPVQWIIGAAFLKNVYTSFRYQPTAIGFAPLTSNATLLHSKRMHVISGETTMNNGTTSSSSNGVQSTGSISVQQRHVLWSMLGLGVMLGHMMAL